A DNA window from Engystomops pustulosus chromosome 6, aEngPut4.maternal, whole genome shotgun sequence contains the following coding sequences:
- the KAT2A gene encoding histone acetyltransferase KAT2A — protein sequence MAELVQASQSRSAAQPPPAAAPSGTSAVAAAAAAGSSTGSSDPARPGLSQQQRASQRKAQVRALPRAKKLEKLGVFSACKANDVCKCNGWKNPNPQTAPRMDLQQPAASLSEPCRSCGHSLADHVSHLENVSEDEINRLLGMVVDVENLFMSVHKEEDTDTKQVYFYLFKLLRKCILQMNRPVVEGSLGSPPFEKPNIEQGVLNFVQYKFSHLQPKERQTMYELSKMFLLCLNYWKLETPSQFRQRSQSEDVATYKVNYTRWLCYCHVPQSCDSLPRYETTHVFGRSLLRSIFTVTRRQLLEKFRVEKDKLVPEKRTLILTHFPKFLSMLEEEIYGENSPIWEADFTVSNTEGPQLVSRPAAVNPTAAPSTPLYSNSLNNNSSLTSNGESGNSEPMPGEKRKLSDSLTLEDAKRIRVMGDIPMELVNEVMLTITDPAAMLGPDTSLLSANAARDETARLEERRGIIEFHVIGNSLSQKSNKKILMWLVGLQNVFSHQLPRMPKEYITRLVFDPKHKTLALIKDGRVIGGICFRMFPTQGFTEIVFCAVTSNEQVKGYGTHLMNHLKEYHIKHNILYFLTYADEYAIGYFKKQGFSKDIKVPKSRYLGYIKDYEGATLMECELNPRIPYTELSHIIKKQKEIIKKLIERRQAQIRKVYPGLTCFKEGVRQIPVECIPGIRETGWKPSCKEKGKEIKDPDQLYNVLKNLLAQIKTHPSAWPFMEPVKKSEAPDYYEVIRFPIDLKTMTERLKNRYYVTKKIFIADLQRIITNCREYNPPDSDYCKCANTLEKFFYFKLKEGGLIDK from the exons ATGGCTGAGCTGGTCCAGGCCTCGCAGTCCCGGAGCGCTGCACAGCCCCCGCCTGCAGCTGCACCAAGCGGAACCTCTGCGGTAGCCGCCGCGGCAGCAGCTGGGAGTAGCACGGGCAGCAGTGACCCGGCCAGGCCCGGGCTGAGCCAGCAGCAGAGAGCCAGCCAGAGGAAGGCACAAGTCCGGGCCCTTCCCCGGGCCAAGAAGCTCGAAAAGCTCGGAGTGTTCTCCGCGTGTAAG GCAAATGATGTCTGTAAATGCAATGGATGGAAGAACCCCAACCCACAGACGGCACCTAGAATGGACCTTCAGCAGCCTGCAGCCAGCCTGAGTGAGCCCTGCCGAAGCTGCGGTCACTCACTGG CGGATCACGTGTCACATTTAGAAAATGTGTCTGAAGATGAAATCAATCGCTTATTGGGTATGGTGGTGGACGTGGAGAACCTCTTCATGTCAGTACacaaggaggaggacacagataCCAAGCAAGTTTACTTTTACCTGTTTAAG CTTCTTAGAAAGTGCATCCTGCAGATGAATCGTCCAGTGGTTGAAGGTTCACTAGGAAGTCCTCCATTTGAAAAGCCAAATATCGAACAG GGGGTGCTGAATTTTGTGCAGTACAAGTTTAGCCATCTGCAACCAAAAGAGCGGCAGACAATGTACGAACTGTCCAAAATGTTTCTTCTCTGTCTAAATTATTGGAAGCTGGAGACCCCTTCACAGTTCCGTCAGAGGTCACAAAGTGAGGATGTGGCAACGTATAAGGTTAATTACACAAG gTGGCTATGTTACTGCCATGTCCCACAGAGCTGTGATAGCTTGCCCAGATATGAAACTACACATGTGTTTGGAAGAAGCTTGCTCCGCTCCATCTTCACGGTCACACGCAGACAGCTGCTGGAAAAGTTCAGGGTGGAAAAGGATAAGTTGGTTCCAGAGAAGAGGACACTTATTCTCACCCACTTTCCCAA ATTTCTCTCCATGTTAGAAGAAGAGATATATGGTGAAAATTCTCCCATTTGGGAAGCTGATTTTACCGTCTCTAACACCGAAGGTCCTCAGCTAGTGTCCCGTCCAG ctgcTGTGAATCCCACCGCTGCTCCTAGTACACCACTATACAGCAACAGCCTGAACAACAACTCCTCCCTCACATCCAATGGAGAATCGGGAAACTCCGAACCCATGCCAG gaGAGAAAAGGAAACTGTCGGACAGCCTGACCCTGGAGGATGCTAAAAGGATCCGTGTGATGGGTGATATCCCCATGGAGTTGGTTAATGAAGTCATGCTAACTATCACTGATCCAGCGGCTATGCTGGGCCCAGAT ACAAGCTTGTTGTCAGCAAACGCTGCCCGAGATGAGACCGCTCGCCTAGAGGAACGCAGAGGGATCATAGAGTTTCATGTCATTGGGAATTCGCTGTCTCAAAAGTCAAATAAGAAGATCCTCATGTGGCTTGTTGGATTGCAGAATGTTTTCTCCCATCAACTTCCCCGGATGCCCAAGGAATACATCACCCGGCTGGTGTTTGACCC GAAGCACAAAACTCTGGCTTTAATAAAAGACGGACGTGTTATTGGGGGCATCTGTTTCCGTATGTTCCCCACCCAAGGCTTCACAGAGATTGTCTTCTGCGCAGTGACATCCAATGAACAAGTTAAG GGATACGGAACTCATTTAATGAACCATTTGAAGGAATATCACATTAAACACAACATCCTCTACTTCCTTACCTATGCAGATGAATATGCAATAGGGTATTTTAAGAAACAG GGGTTTTCTAAAGATATTAAGGTCCCTAAGAGTCGATACCTGGGATACATAAAGGATTATGAAGGAGCCACCCTGATGGAGTGTGAACTTAACCCTCGCATTCCTTACACAGAGCTCTCTCAtatcatcaaaaaacaaaaagag ATAATTAAGAAACTAATAGAACGCAGACAAGCTCAGATCCGCAAAGTCTACCCCGGGCTCACATGCTTCAAAGAAGGAGTGCGGCAGATTCCGGTGGAATGTATACCAGGAATAC GAGAAACTGGCTGGAAACCATCCTGCAAGGAAAAAGG GAAGGAAATTAAGGATCCAGACCAGCTGTACAATGTCTTAAAGAACTTGCTAGCCCAGATCAAG ACTCATCCAAGTGCTTGGCCTTTCATGGAACCCGTCAAGAAATCTGAAGCTCCAGATTACTATGAAGTTATCCGCTTTCCAATCG ACCTGAAGACGATGACAGAAAGACTGAAGAACAGATACTATGTGACCAAGAAAATCTTCATTGCTGACCTGCAGAGAATCATCACCAATTGTCGGGAGTATAACCCCCCGGACAGCGATTATTGCAAGTGTGCCAACACCCTGGAGAAGTTCTTCTACTTCAAGCTGAAGGAGGGAGGCCTGATAGATAAATAG
- the LOC140064625 gene encoding heat shock protein beta-11-like has protein sequence MLSLQQERLSTASPYRPLLRPLWPLSIDIFSSLEHDMIHTLAEIQASMKLMDQFHQQLLQETSESQSIPVLASSNTKAIELKAESPQHSINAKSDANKADTALTISDIKTSEVGSVVSLGVQDFSPEELTVKIVGKKLLVSGAKECKSDDGKGSFSFKCQIFRKELDLPQDVGAEDLSCTVTDGGQLQIKILQTPAQERTVPIQHMAVQAKTKVSSGSKDCRS, from the coding sequence ATGCTGAGCCTTCAACAAGAGAGACTGTCCACCGCAAGCCCTTATAGGCCTCTTCTTCGTCCTTTATGGCCATTGTCCATAGACATCTTTTCCAGCCTGGAGCATGACATGATACATACTCTAGCGGAAATTCAAGCCAGTATGAAGCTGATGGACCAGTTTCACCAGCAGCTGCTTCAAGAAACCAGTGAGAGTCAATCTATACCGGTGCTAGCCTCCAGCAACACAAAGGCCATCGAGCTCAAGGCTGAGAGTCCACAACACTCTATCAATGCAAAGTCTGATGCGAATAAGGCTGATACTGCTCTTACAATCAGCGATATAAAGACATCTGAGGTTGGTTCCGTGGTTTCCTTAGGAGTCCAAGATTTTTCTCCTGAAGAGTTGACGGTCAAAATAGTAGGGAAGAAACTGCTGGTGAGTGGAGCCAAGGAATGCAAGAGCGACGATGGGAAAGGTTCCTTTTCTTTCAAGTGTCAAATCTTCAGGAAGGAGTTAGATCTTCCTCAGGATGTGGGAGCAGAAGACCTGAGTTGTACAGTGACTGATGGGGGACAGCTTCAAATCAAAATTCTCCAGACACCTGCCCAAGAGAGGACTGTACCGATACAGCATATGGCCGTGCAGGCAAAGACCAAGGTCTCCAGCGGAAGCAAAGACTGTAGATCCTAA
- the LOC140064627 gene encoding heat shock protein beta-11-like codes for MLCLHLQRNNDPWRSFMQPLWPASVDLFTKMEQDMIRTIEDIKANMRQMELLHQQLMKEMVLEDKKMLPLMPSGDIKSSDDGFKLCLRVEDFSPHELTVKLYGRKLLVTGAKETKNDDGKGSFSYKCQIFRKEADLPQDVRAEDMSCILTSDGQLKIEAPWQTMPAVKERNVPIQITSVQAADQKPEEAKKAKSKHDS; via the coding sequence ATGTTGTGCCTTCATCTACAGAGGAACAACGACCCATGGAGGTCCTTCATGCAGCCTCTTTGGCCGGCTTCTGTGGACCTTTTTACTAAGATGGAGCAAGACATGATTAGAACTATTGAGGATATTAAAGCCAACATGAGACAGATGGAGCTCCTGCACCAGCAGCTGATGAAGGAGATGGTCCTGGAAGACAAGAAGATGCTACCACTGATGCCTTCTGGTGACATAAAGTCCAGTGATGATGGATTTAAACTTTGTTTGAGAGTTGAGGACTTTTCCCCCCATGAACTTACAGTCAAACTGTATGGAAGGAAACTACTTGTAACTGGAGCTAAGGAAACAAAAAATGATGATGGCAAAGGTTCCTTTTCTTACAAGTGTCAGATCTTCCGGAAGGAGGCAGATCTTCCCCAGGATGTTCGGGCAGAAGATATGAGTTGCATTTTAACCTCTGATGGTCAACTGAAAATAGAGGCCCCATGGCAGACCATGCCTGCTGTGAAGGAGAGAAATGTACCAATCCAAATAACAAGTGTCCAAGCAGCTGACCAGAAGCCAGAAGAAGCCAAAAAAGCAAAGAGCAAGCACGATTCTTAG